In Candidatus Zixiibacteriota bacterium, the following proteins share a genomic window:
- a CDS encoding zinc ribbon domain-containing protein, with amino-acid sequence MGEFVWKGTTYPGQHEPLISKSLFDSVQAVLTSAPRQQSGRREFLFRGLLKCEHCGCALVGELKKGKYIYYHCTQARGPCNHPWVREEVLDQRMMDVLKAVEIDDGTVGDIVQALKDSHQDETTFRDSELLRLRKRDRELQSRLDRAYEDRLDGVIDEEYWRRVSASWRDEQNGIAHQIQKLGQSDRNYIDQAVEILELSKMAHSLYLERKTAEKRQLLQSLLSNCSSDGINLCPTYQTPFNLIAEGRQNQFKYPRQDSNLLPSV; translated from the coding sequence TTGGGAGAGTTCGTCTGGAAGGGAACGACGTACCCCGGTCAGCACGAACCTCTCATATCAAAGAGCTTGTTCGATAGCGTCCAGGCCGTACTCACATCTGCTCCCAGACAGCAGTCAGGCAGGAGAGAGTTCTTGTTCCGAGGACTTCTGAAATGCGAGCACTGTGGATGTGCCCTTGTCGGAGAACTCAAGAAGGGGAAATATATCTACTACCACTGCACTCAGGCACGTGGTCCATGCAATCATCCCTGGGTTCGTGAGGAAGTCCTCGACCAGCGCATGATGGATGTGCTCAAGGCTGTTGAAATAGATGATGGGACTGTTGGAGATATTGTTCAGGCGCTGAAGGACAGCCATCAAGATGAGACAACTTTTCGGGACTCGGAGTTGTTACGTCTGCGAAAGCGTGATAGAGAACTGCAATCCCGTCTTGATCGGGCTTACGAAGACCGACTTGATGGAGTGATCGACGAGGAATACTGGCGGCGTGTCTCCGCCTCTTGGCGAGATGAGCAGAACGGAATTGCCCATCAGATTCAGAAACTCGGTCAGTCAGACAGGAATTATATCGATCAAGCCGTCGAGATATTAGAACTCTCAAAGATGGCGCATTCACTGTACTTAGAGCGCAAGACGGCTGAGAAGCGACAGTTGTTGCAGTCTCTACTATCGAACTGCTCGTCGGATGGTATAAACCTTTGTCCCACATACCAGACACCCTTCAACTTGATAGCTGAAGGGCGTCAGAATCAATTTAAGTACCCCCGGCAGGACTCGAACCTGCTACCCTCGGTTTAG
- a CDS encoding type I restriction-modification system subunit M yields MPNSSNAIVDKLWNFCTVLRDDGLSYGDYVEQLTYLLFLKMADERTKQPYEEKSTVPAGLDWATLASLDGDELEVHYRHTLEVLAKAKGMLGVIFRKSQNKIQDPAKLRRLISLIGEETWMGVDADVKGEIYEGLLEKNAADVKSGSGQYFTPRQLIKAMVEVVRPKPREAICDPCCGTGGFFLSAFDYVSHNYRLNKSQKEFLEAETFRGKDIVDGVVRLCVMNLFLHGIKSDESIVETGDALIADPGNRFDIVLTNPPFGKKSSVTVANGDKKTGKDSLTYEREDFWATTSNKQLNFLQHVKTLLKIDGRCAIVVPDNVLFEGGAGEIVRKKLLHGCDVHTLLRLPTGIFYAQGVKANVLFFDMRPGGEAASTENLWIYDLRTNKHFTRKTNPLKFEDLADFIECYNADNRHERKESERFRCFSYDELAERDKTSLDIFWLKDDSLEDAANLPKPDVIARQIQENLEAALEQFAGIYQDLQGK; encoded by the coding sequence ATGCCGAATAGCTCAAATGCAATTGTAGACAAACTCTGGAATTTCTGCACTGTTCTGCGCGATGACGGTCTGAGCTATGGTGACTATGTTGAGCAGCTTACATATCTGCTGTTTCTTAAAATGGCGGACGAACGGACTAAACAGCCATACGAAGAAAAATCAACAGTTCCGGCCGGACTTGATTGGGCTACGCTTGCGAGTCTGGACGGCGATGAGCTTGAAGTTCACTACCGCCACACTCTTGAGGTTCTGGCCAAAGCCAAGGGCATGCTTGGGGTAATTTTCAGGAAGTCTCAGAACAAGATACAGGACCCCGCCAAGCTGAGGCGGTTGATCTCACTCATTGGAGAAGAAACCTGGATGGGGGTTGATGCCGATGTCAAGGGGGAAATATACGAGGGGCTGCTTGAGAAGAACGCTGCTGATGTGAAGAGCGGCTCGGGACAGTATTTTACACCTCGTCAACTCATCAAGGCGATGGTCGAGGTTGTTCGACCCAAACCGAGAGAGGCGATCTGTGATCCCTGCTGTGGAACGGGCGGGTTCTTCTTGTCGGCGTTTGATTATGTCTCGCACAATTACAGGCTGAACAAGAGCCAGAAAGAGTTTCTTGAGGCGGAAACTTTCCGTGGCAAGGACATTGTTGATGGGGTAGTCAGGCTCTGTGTGATGAATCTCTTTCTTCACGGCATCAAGAGTGATGAGAGTATTGTGGAGACTGGCGATGCGCTCATTGCCGATCCCGGCAACCGATTTGATATCGTTCTGACCAATCCGCCATTTGGCAAGAAAAGCAGTGTTACTGTGGCTAATGGGGACAAGAAGACAGGCAAAGATTCTTTGACCTATGAGCGGGAGGATTTCTGGGCAACAACCTCCAACAAACAACTAAATTTCCTGCAGCATGTCAAAACGCTCCTGAAGATCGACGGTCGGTGTGCGATAGTAGTGCCGGACAACGTGCTCTTTGAGGGTGGGGCCGGTGAGATAGTCAGAAAGAAACTGCTGCATGGATGTGATGTTCATACTTTGCTGCGGCTGCCTACGGGTATTTTCTATGCTCAGGGAGTGAAGGCAAACGTGTTGTTCTTTGACATGCGACCGGGAGGCGAAGCAGCGTCAACCGAAAATCTCTGGATATACGACCTCAGAACCAACAAGCACTTTACTCGTAAAACGAATCCTCTCAAGTTTGAGGACTTGGCTGATTTTATCGAGTGCTACAACGCCGATAATCGGCACGAGCGGAAGGAATCGGAGCGGTTCAGGTGCTTCTCGTATGATGAGTTGGCGGAGCGCGACAAGACGAGTCTTGACATATTCTGGCTGAAGGATGACAGTCTTGAGGATGCGGCCAATCTTCCGAAACCAGACGTAATAGCCCGGCAGATTCAGGAGAACCTCGAAGCGGCACTGGAGCAATTCGCTGGCATCTATCAAGACTTGCAGGGTAAGTGA
- a CDS encoding restriction endonuclease subunit S gives MSRVEIVQHVLPSNWAWSQIGALLSIRNGSAFKSKDYVDHGVPLIRQTNLKSKSVDVEAAVCLPEHYIEDNAEFLIRRGDYLVGMSGSLGKISCYREDMPALQNQRTGLLTLREKSVSGYLFRYFEFLEHQIALAGKGVGVQNISSKELEMIPIPVPPQAEAQRISAKTDELLSHLDAGMEGLKKAKALLKRYRQSVLKAAMEGKLTTEWREKNKDKIEPASELLKRILVERREKWETEQLAKMKAKGKLPKNDDWKKKYKEPNRPDTTDLRELPGGWVWATVEQVADSVVYGSSKKTSVTAGGVPVLRMGNIVDGELNWEKLKYLPKDHDEFPALLLSKGDLLFNRTNSAELVGKSAVYESSPGFASFASYLIRCRFGNGVDSYFVSSCINSVLGRKWIKSVVSQQVGQANVNGTKLKSFAFPMPSVQEQAEVSNRLRQIRAAESNLLSVFDTERKRAEALRRSILSHAFTGKLVPQDPDDEPASKLLERIKSQ, from the coding sequence CAAATTGGCGCGCTACTATCAATCAGGAATGGTTCTGCCTTCAAGAGTAAGGACTATGTTGATCATGGGGTGCCGCTTATTCGTCAAACGAACCTCAAATCTAAGAGCGTTGATGTTGAAGCTGCAGTCTGCCTACCGGAGCACTACATTGAGGACAATGCCGAGTTCTTGATCAGAAGGGGTGACTATCTTGTGGGAATGTCAGGTTCGCTTGGCAAGATCAGTTGCTACCGAGAGGATATGCCAGCTTTGCAGAATCAACGGACAGGCTTGCTGACGCTACGCGAGAAATCAGTGAGTGGATATCTGTTTCGTTACTTCGAGTTCTTGGAACACCAAATCGCCTTGGCTGGTAAAGGAGTAGGAGTACAGAACATAAGCTCCAAAGAGTTGGAGATGATACCCATTCCAGTACCACCTCAAGCTGAAGCTCAACGTATTTCGGCAAAGACAGACGAACTTCTCAGTCACCTTGATGCTGGGATGGAGGGGTTGAAAAAGGCAAAGGCTCTGCTCAAGCGATACCGGCAGTCAGTTCTCAAGGCGGCGATGGAAGGCAAGCTCACGACCGAGTGGCGAGAGAAGAACAAGGACAAGATCGAACCAGCGTCCGAACTGCTCAAACGGATTCTGGTTGAACGTCGAGAGAAATGGGAAACCGAGCAACTTGCCAAGATGAAGGCCAAGGGCAAGCTACCGAAGAACGACGATTGGAAGAAGAAATACAAAGAGCCGAACCGGCCCGACACTACCGACCTCCGCGAACTGCCAGGGGGGTGGGTGTGGGCTACCGTCGAGCAGGTTGCTGACAGTGTCGTCTATGGCAGTTCCAAAAAAACCTCTGTCACAGCAGGAGGTGTGCCAGTCTTGCGGATGGGAAATATCGTTGATGGTGAACTGAATTGGGAAAAACTCAAGTACCTTCCAAAAGACCACGATGAATTCCCTGCACTCCTTCTGAGTAAAGGCGACCTTCTATTCAATCGCACAAATAGTGCTGAATTAGTAGGCAAATCGGCCGTCTATGAAAGCAGCCCAGGATTCGCGTCATTCGCATCCTATCTCATTCGGTGTCGATTCGGAAACGGAGTTGATTCGTACTTCGTATCCTCCTGCATCAACTCGGTTCTGGGTCGCAAGTGGATCAAGTCAGTTGTGTCTCAGCAAGTAGGGCAGGCCAACGTAAACGGGACCAAACTGAAGAGTTTCGCCTTTCCAATGCCATCCGTCCAGGAGCAAGCAGAGGTGTCGAACAGACTGCGCCAGATACGCGCGGCTGAGTCCAATTTGTTGAGTGTTTTTGACACGGAGAGAAAGCGAGCTGAAGCACTCCGTCGCTCCATTCTCAGCCACGCCTTCACCGGCAAGCTCGTTCCGCAGGACCCTGATGACGAACCGGCTTCAAAGCTGTTAGAAAGGATTAAGAGTCAATAA
- a CDS encoding helix-turn-helix domain-containing protein has product MNDLISELESYRLENRITQKELAELLGVAFVTVSRWLNGHALPSKIHEYHIRKLLKSGGKKR; this is encoded by the coding sequence ATGAACGATTTGATCTCAGAACTTGAGAGCTATCGATTGGAGAATCGGATTACGCAGAAGGAGCTTGCGGAGCTGCTGGGAGTGGCTTTCGTGACAGTTAGCCGTTGGCTCAATGGCCATGCGCTGCCCAGTAAGATACACGAGTACCACATCCGGAAGCTACTCAAGTCTGGAGGCAAGAAGCGATGA
- a CDS encoding tyrosine-type recombinase/integrase: MRANPSNEKTKRRYFRWLKEAEGCTESTIRSVERAICVFEDYTESADFKIFCERQATGFKRWLNEKRRSGKPLSTATVYQTIRHLKVYFKWLAGQPGYKSQISLDAVSYLSLDKKTVRAALAPRPRKFPDLDYVIGLTGSIDVQNDIDQRDRALVAFLLLAGMRYTAICTLTLACVELDSLTVHQDPRLGVKTKFGESITTRLFGFSDTLTEYVVSWVEYLSETKGFQPTDPLFPKTKTGQVEGGYTFVASGVEPVQWSGGNAIREILRRRSLAAGLPYFAPHAFRRAAIQLAGRHCITPEQYKAVSQNLGHKDVATTLLTYGMLDSHKVGEVLGEIDFANKPGFKGEGIPPGEVAQFLKKYQSKA, from the coding sequence ATGAGAGCCAATCCATCAAACGAGAAGACGAAGCGACGCTATTTTCGATGGCTGAAAGAGGCGGAAGGGTGCACCGAATCGACGATACGATCAGTTGAACGTGCGATCTGTGTCTTCGAAGACTATACTGAGTCTGCAGATTTCAAGATATTCTGTGAGCGGCAGGCGACTGGCTTCAAGCGGTGGCTGAACGAGAAACGCCGCAGTGGAAAACCGCTGTCCACCGCTACGGTGTACCAAACGATCAGACACCTCAAAGTCTATTTCAAGTGGTTAGCCGGTCAACCTGGGTACAAGTCCCAGATCAGTCTTGATGCGGTTTCCTATCTGTCACTCGACAAGAAGACGGTGAGAGCTGCTTTGGCTCCCCGTCCTCGCAAGTTCCCTGATTTGGATTATGTGATCGGATTGACAGGTTCCATTGATGTTCAGAACGACATTGACCAGCGTGACCGTGCTCTTGTGGCGTTTCTGCTATTGGCTGGTATGCGATATACTGCGATCTGCACATTGACGCTCGCGTGTGTTGAGCTTGACAGCCTGACCGTTCACCAGGACCCAAGGCTGGGAGTAAAGACGAAGTTTGGTGAGTCGATTACGACCCGTCTTTTTGGATTTAGCGATACGCTCACTGAATATGTCGTGAGTTGGGTAGAGTATCTATCGGAAACGAAGGGCTTTCAGCCAACTGATCCGCTTTTCCCCAAAACAAAGACGGGTCAGGTGGAGGGAGGATACACCTTTGTAGCCTCTGGTGTAGAGCCAGTGCAGTGGTCTGGCGGCAACGCGATCCGGGAGATTCTTCGGCGACGATCATTGGCAGCTGGACTACCCTACTTCGCTCCGCACGCATTCAGGCGTGCTGCGATTCAGTTAGCTGGTAGACACTGCATAACACCGGAACAATACAAAGCTGTCAGTCAGAATCTGGGACATAAGGATGTGGCGACTACACTATTGACCTATGGTATGCTGGATAGCCACAAAGTGGGAGAAGTTCTTGGGGAAATCGATTTCGCTAACAAGCCTGGCTTCAAAGGCGAGGGCATTCCTCCAGGCGAGGTTGCACAATTCCTGAAGAAATACCAAAGTAAGGCTTGA
- a CDS encoding FAD-binding protein has protein sequence MPYPEELKKLIKVVESTRAERVERKKANEEVPFLSLDERHEMLKNHPDVKEEGRREVQVGPSKGYRIAHEIADLLEATSRVDPAKVDLGKVDIETDVLIIGGGGAGTSAALLAQEHGAKVVIATKLRHGDANTMMAEGGIQAATKGHKDSPYFHYLDIMGGGHFKNTPELVETLSQKAPSVIKWLEGLGCGFSKTDDGTLKTIHGGGTSRKRMHYAADITGAEMMRTVRDEARNRSADIRVIEFAPAVELILNEHGHCAGAVLYNLETEEYMVAKAKAVIMATGGCGRLHIQGFMTTNHYGATADGIVMGYRAGIPICFLHTVQYHPTGIVFPEQAEGILITEKFRGSGANLVNIEGNQFVNEREPRDVEASAIIKECLGSGKGVPTPTGKLGIWLDSPMIEMLSGEGTVEREFPGKHILYERFGIDIAKEPMLIYPTLHYQNGGLEFKPTADTCVPGLFVAGEAGGGTHGENRLMGNSLLDIMVYGRIAGESAGKYIQGDAKDGKLSLDHAVKYNAEVDKAGVADGRVAPMLLPDYTDPAVREKQLTSHYVGTMR, from the coding sequence ATGCCATATCCAGAAGAACTAAAGAAGCTTATCAAGGTTGTCGAGAGCACTCGCGCTGAGCGCGTGGAGCGCAAGAAGGCCAACGAGGAAGTGCCATTTCTGAGCCTTGATGAGCGCCATGAGATGCTCAAGAATCATCCCGACGTCAAAGAAGAAGGTCGTCGGGAAGTCCAGGTTGGTCCCAGTAAAGGGTACCGTATTGCCCATGAAATAGCTGACCTGCTCGAAGCTACCAGTCGGGTCGATCCGGCTAAGGTGGATCTGGGCAAAGTTGACATCGAGACGGATGTGCTTATCATTGGTGGCGGCGGAGCCGGAACATCGGCCGCTCTGCTGGCGCAGGAGCATGGCGCCAAGGTCGTTATCGCTACTAAGCTGCGTCACGGCGATGCCAATACGATGATGGCTGAAGGCGGCATCCAAGCCGCTACAAAGGGCCACAAGGATTCACCGTATTTTCATTATCTCGATATCATGGGTGGCGGTCATTTTAAGAACACGCCCGAATTGGTCGAAACCCTGTCCCAAAAGGCTCCCAGCGTGATCAAATGGCTGGAAGGATTGGGTTGTGGGTTCTCGAAAACTGATGATGGCACCCTCAAGACTATTCATGGTGGTGGTACGTCACGAAAACGGATGCATTATGCGGCCGACATCACCGGCGCAGAGATGATGCGCACCGTGCGAGACGAAGCTCGTAACCGTTCGGCCGATATCAGAGTTATCGAGTTCGCTCCTGCCGTCGAGTTGATTCTCAACGAACACGGTCATTGTGCTGGCGCTGTCCTGTACAATCTCGAAACGGAAGAGTATATGGTTGCCAAGGCCAAGGCGGTCATTATGGCTACCGGAGGGTGTGGCCGTCTGCACATTCAGGGTTTCATGACCACCAACCATTATGGCGCTACCGCTGATGGCATCGTCATGGGCTACCGAGCGGGCATACCGATTTGTTTCCTGCACACAGTGCAGTACCATCCGACCGGAATCGTTTTCCCGGAGCAGGCGGAAGGTATTTTGATTACTGAAAAGTTCCGTGGCTCGGGTGCGAACCTGGTTAATATCGAGGGTAACCAGTTTGTTAACGAGCGTGAGCCGCGTGATGTTGAGGCTTCCGCCATCATCAAGGAATGTCTTGGCAGCGGCAAAGGCGTACCGACTCCGACCGGCAAGCTCGGTATCTGGCTTGATTCGCCGATGATTGAAATGCTTTCCGGTGAGGGTACGGTCGAACGCGAATTCCCTGGCAAACATATTCTGTATGAACGTTTCGGTATCGACATCGCTAAAGAACCGATGCTTATCTATCCGACTCTGCACTACCAGAATGGTGGCTTGGAATTCAAACCAACAGCGGACACCTGTGTCCCGGGACTATTTGTTGCCGGTGAAGCTGGTGGCGGCACCCACGGCGAGAATCGCCTGATGGGTAACTCGTTGCTCGATATTATGGTCTATGGCCGTATTGCCGGAGAAAGCGCTGGTAAATATATCCAGGGTGATGCCAAAGACGGCAAGCTGAGTCTCGATCATGCTGTGAAGTACAACGCGGAAGTAGACAAGGCCGGAGTAGCTGATGGACGTGTGGCGCCGATGCTATTACCAGACTACACCGATCCGGCGGTGCGCGAGAAGCAGCTTACATCCCATTATGTGGGGACGATGCGATAG
- a CDS encoding S41 family peptidase — translation MNHVYNENGNGVGVLSCWFVVALVLVCLTPGQSALAQDITVDAKSQAEIIDSITATLNSTYVFPEVAAEMEQYIRKQYKNKAYKDISNLGEFTEALTTDLREVCHDRHLSVFYVSPERLAQIESDTNKAENERLDFMYSEYNNFDFVKVERLPGNVGYLRLDGFSGYPEAGETAIAAMAFVANCDALIIDLRENGGGHPVMIQLLTSYFFNEPVHLNSFYIRKSDSIHQFWTHNWVPGKRMTDIPLYVLTSSYTFSGAEEFSFNLKNLERATLIGETTGGGAHPCNNELYANLNVQLKVPFGRAINPITGTNWEGTGVEPHIAVAADDALMTARVEAMNKIKENPRDERTLPILDWHIAGLDAQLNPIEVDEAILLEFVGDYGPRHITLEDGVLYYQRDERPKFKMTPMTEDTFWFEKLDYFRMKFIRDEAGQVVEVNGLYDNGRVDRNPRD, via the coding sequence GTGAATCATGTCTATAACGAAAACGGAAATGGTGTCGGAGTGCTCTCCTGCTGGTTCGTTGTTGCCCTGGTACTGGTATGTCTTACCCCGGGTCAATCGGCTCTGGCTCAGGACATCACTGTCGATGCCAAGTCCCAGGCGGAGATCATCGACAGCATTACGGCCACACTTAACTCTACCTATGTTTTTCCTGAAGTAGCCGCGGAGATGGAGCAATACATTCGCAAGCAGTACAAGAATAAAGCGTATAAGGACATAAGCAATCTCGGTGAATTCACCGAGGCTCTGACCACCGATCTGCGCGAAGTATGCCATGACAGGCACTTGAGTGTTTTCTATGTCAGTCCGGAACGACTGGCGCAAATCGAGTCGGATACCAACAAAGCAGAAAACGAACGACTGGATTTTATGTACTCGGAGTACAATAATTTCGATTTTGTCAAAGTCGAGCGTCTACCTGGGAACGTTGGCTATCTCAGGCTCGACGGTTTCAGTGGTTACCCTGAGGCGGGGGAAACGGCCATTGCGGCTATGGCCTTTGTGGCAAACTGCGATGCGCTGATAATTGATTTGCGGGAAAATGGAGGTGGTCATCCGGTCATGATTCAATTGCTCACGAGCTATTTCTTCAATGAGCCGGTCCATCTCAACAGTTTCTACATTCGTAAGTCTGACTCTATCCATCAGTTCTGGACACACAACTGGGTTCCCGGCAAGAGGATGACCGATATCCCACTATATGTGCTGACGAGTAGCTACACATTCTCCGGCGCAGAGGAATTTTCGTTTAACCTTAAAAATCTGGAACGTGCCACTCTAATAGGGGAAACAACCGGCGGTGGCGCACATCCTTGTAATAATGAGCTGTACGCCAACCTCAATGTGCAGCTTAAGGTTCCCTTCGGGCGTGCCATTAATCCAATCACCGGCACCAACTGGGAAGGCACCGGAGTCGAACCGCATATTGCCGTTGCCGCCGATGACGCCCTGATGACCGCACGTGTCGAAGCGATGAATAAGATTAAAGAGAACCCTCGCGACGAACGAACGTTACCAATCCTTGATTGGCACATCGCAGGACTCGATGCGCAACTGAATCCCATTGAAGTAGACGAGGCCATATTGTTGGAGTTCGTTGGTGATTATGGCCCCCGACACATTACTCTCGAAGACGGTGTCCTTTACTACCAACGGGACGAACGCCCGAAGTTCAAGATGACTCCGATGACCGAGGACACTTTTTGGTTTGAGAAATTGGATTACTTTCGCATGAAGTTTATTCGTGACGAAGCTGGGCAGGTAGTAGAGGTCAACGGTCTTTACGACAATGGTCGCGTTGATCGCAATCCACGCGATTAA
- a CDS encoding 4Fe-4S dicluster domain-containing protein yields the protein MSTATQVSSAKAETKMIPIYIMGKRYEVPESLTIMKAMEYAGYKYIRGCGCRGGICGACATVYRVPGDYKIRVGLACQTVVEPDMYLTQLPFYPANRAMYDFSVLEGKAEEIFSLYPELFRCVACNACTKVCPMDVQVMDYIATLKRGDIAAAAQISFDCIQCGLCASRCMGELPQYHIAQLARRINGALLAPRAEHLVNMVAKIETGHFQKGLDELKGMDEDTLKKVYTEREMEPATGEEEWAPQDNTYL from the coding sequence ATGAGTACGGCAACCCAAGTTTCCTCGGCAAAAGCCGAGACGAAGATGATTCCCATTTACATCATGGGAAAACGGTACGAGGTGCCCGAGTCGCTGACGATCATGAAGGCGATGGAGTATGCCGGTTACAAGTACATCCGCGGTTGCGGGTGTCGCGGCGGCATTTGCGGTGCCTGTGCTACAGTGTATCGCGTTCCCGGTGACTACAAGATTCGGGTCGGGCTGGCTTGTCAGACGGTAGTCGAGCCGGATATGTATCTGACCCAATTGCCATTCTACCCGGCTAACCGCGCTATGTATGATTTCAGCGTACTTGAAGGCAAGGCCGAAGAAATCTTCTCTCTCTATCCGGAGCTGTTCCGCTGTGTGGCCTGCAATGCCTGCACCAAGGTCTGTCCGATGGACGTGCAGGTGATGGACTACATCGCCACCTTGAAACGAGGCGATATCGCCGCTGCGGCCCAGATTTCGTTCGACTGCATCCAGTGTGGTTTGTGTGCCAGTCGGTGCATGGGGGAACTTCCCCAGTACCACATCGCTCAACTGGCTCGTCGTATCAATGGTGCGCTTCTAGCTCCTCGCGCCGAACATCTGGTCAATATGGTCGCTAAGATTGAGACCGGACATTTCCAGAAAGGGCTTGATGAGCTTAAGGGGATGGATGAAGACACGCTCAAGAAGGTTTACACTGAGCGCGAGATGGAACCGGCTACCGGGGAAGAAGAGTGGGCGCCACAGGATAATACGTACCTGTGA
- a CDS encoding CoB--CoM heterodisulfide reductase iron-sulfur subunit B family protein — translation MKISYYPGCTLKTKAANLEHSALASLKALGVEVEELERWNCCGAVYSLADDDLIHLIAPVRDLIRVKESGHDTVLTLCSMCYNTLARANRLMKEDEVKRGTINDFMDEEPDYAGEVKVVHMLDFLRDEIGWDKVKAALKKPLDDLAVAPYYGCTLLRPKEVALDRPDRPSVFHEFLEAIGAKVVDFPSATECCGSYQVLGSPEVALKLSHDILSDATTNGAEALALTCPLCDYNLGHRQEKMLSSIEDATEVPIYYFTQLLAVALGVPADEDQFKLNRDVSLNLLKEKQLV, via the coding sequence ATGAAGATAAGCTATTATCCTGGATGCACGCTCAAGACCAAAGCTGCCAACCTCGAACATTCCGCGCTGGCCTCATTGAAGGCACTCGGAGTTGAGGTCGAGGAACTGGAGCGGTGGAATTGTTGCGGTGCTGTATATTCGTTGGCTGATGACGATTTGATTCATCTGATTGCTCCGGTGCGTGATTTGATTCGCGTCAAAGAGAGCGGTCATGACACCGTGCTGACCCTGTGCTCTATGTGTTACAACACGCTGGCGCGAGCCAATCGTCTGATGAAAGAAGACGAGGTAAAACGTGGCACGATCAATGACTTCATGGATGAAGAACCCGACTACGCCGGTGAAGTGAAGGTAGTTCACATGCTGGATTTCCTTCGAGACGAAATTGGTTGGGACAAGGTCAAGGCGGCTCTGAAGAAACCGCTCGATGACTTGGCGGTTGCGCCGTATTACGGTTGTACGTTGCTTCGTCCGAAAGAAGTCGCACTTGACCGCCCGGATCGTCCCAGTGTTTTCCACGAGTTCCTTGAGGCAATAGGTGCCAAAGTGGTTGATTTTCCTTCGGCGACCGAATGCTGCGGATCATACCAGGTGTTGGGCAGTCCGGAGGTGGCGTTGAAACTCTCACACGATATCCTGAGTGATGCGACAACCAATGGTGCTGAAGCACTGGCGTTGACCTGTCCGTTATGTGACTACAACCTCGGACATCGTCAGGAGAAGATGCTCAGCTCTATCGAGGATGCGACTGAAGTCCCGATTTACTATTTCACGCAGTTGCTGGCGGTGGCGCTTGGAGTGCCTGCCGATGAAGACCAGTTCAAACTTAATCGGGATGTTTCGTTGAACCTCCTCAAAGAGAAACAACTGGTGTGA
- a CDS encoding 4Fe-4S dicluster domain-containing protein has protein sequence MPLKISAKTMNDQLRHKIDEIAGDAVARCMQCGTCSASCPMNTQATSAPRHVMHLIQFGQAEELKKSNMAWLCASCHTCEVRCPRGIDIPAVMEALRQVQLRDNVDKVGPAEMKPEDTIDLPTIAMVAGFRKLSS, from the coding sequence ATGCCCCTGAAGATTTCCGCTAAGACGATGAATGACCAACTGCGCCACAAGATCGATGAGATAGCTGGTGATGCTGTGGCCCGATGTATGCAATGCGGCACCTGTTCGGCCTCGTGTCCGATGAACACGCAGGCCACATCTGCTCCGCGCCATGTAATGCACCTCATCCAGTTTGGTCAGGCCGAGGAACTAAAGAAGAGCAACATGGCCTGGCTGTGTGCTTCCTGTCACACCTGCGAGGTTCGCTGCCCGCGCGGTATTGATATCCCGGCGGTAATGGAAGCTCTCCGGCAGGTTCAGTTGCGCGACAATGTCGACAAGGTTGGACCGGCTGAAATGAAGCCCGAGGATACCATAGACCTGCCGACGATTGCGATGGTGGCCGGTTTTCGTAAGCTTTCTTCATGA